The following coding sequences are from one Candidatus Methylomirabilota bacterium window:
- a CDS encoding LLM class flavin-dependent oxidoreductase, translating to MRLGYFTMPLHPPGADPALTMEADLQQLVVLEGLGFEEAWIGEHFTAVWENIPCPDLFIAKALGMTRTLTLATGVSCLPNHHPLMLAQRIAQLDQLARGRFYWGVGSGGFPGDFELFGINPQAGEHREVTRAALELILQLWTDPKPGLYESKYWRFRVPDPQEDIGLWLHLRPYQRPHPPIAVAGVSADSETLVLAGERGYLPMSINFVPARILRTHWAGVETGARRAGRPADRASWRVARDIYVADTTARARREALAGPLARDWKGYFLPLLAKTKRLGLLKVDPEMPDAEVTIEYLLDHIWIVGDPDTVAVKLAALRADVGGFGRLLVIGHEWEPHEAWVHSMTLLTEQVAPRLTG from the coding sequence CGGCTTCGAGGAAGCCTGGATCGGAGAGCACTTCACGGCGGTATGGGAGAACATCCCGTGCCCCGACCTCTTCATCGCCAAGGCGCTCGGCATGACGCGGACGCTCACGCTGGCCACCGGCGTCTCGTGTCTCCCGAATCACCACCCCCTGATGCTGGCCCAGCGCATCGCCCAGCTCGACCAGCTCGCGCGCGGCCGCTTCTACTGGGGCGTGGGCTCAGGCGGCTTTCCGGGCGACTTCGAGCTCTTCGGCATCAACCCGCAGGCCGGCGAGCACCGGGAGGTGACGCGGGCGGCCCTCGAGCTGATCCTGCAGCTCTGGACCGACCCGAAGCCCGGCCTCTACGAATCCAAGTACTGGCGCTTCCGGGTGCCGGACCCGCAGGAGGACATCGGGCTCTGGCTGCACCTGCGTCCCTACCAGCGGCCCCATCCGCCGATCGCCGTGGCCGGTGTGTCGGCCGACTCGGAGACGCTGGTGCTGGCCGGGGAGCGCGGCTACTTGCCGATGAGCATCAACTTCGTCCCGGCCCGCATCCTCCGCACGCACTGGGCCGGGGTGGAGACGGGGGCGCGCCGGGCCGGGCGGCCCGCGGACCGCGCGAGCTGGCGCGTGGCCCGCGACATCTACGTCGCCGACACGACCGCCCGGGCCCGACGCGAGGCGCTCGCCGGCCCGCTCGCGCGGGACTGGAAGGGCTACTTCCTGCCGCTCCTGGCCAAGACCAAGCGGCTCGGCCTGCTCAAGGTCGACCCCGAGATGCCGGACGCGGAGGTCACGATCGAGTACCTGCTGGACCACATCTGGATCGTGGGCGATCCCGACACGGTGGCGGTGAAGCTCGCCGCCCTGCGGGCCGATGTGGGGGGCTTCGGTCGGCTCCTCGTCATCGGCCACGAGTGGGAGCCCCACGAGGCGTGGGTCCACTCGATGACCCTCCTCACGGAGCAGGTCGCGCCGCGTCTCACCGGTTGA